Proteins encoded together in one Drosophila albomicans strain 15112-1751.03 chromosome 2R, ASM965048v2, whole genome shotgun sequence window:
- the LOC117576828 gene encoding ankyrin repeat and KH domain-containing protein mask isoform X9, translated as MSKTAASKSTTSAQSEAAAAAFVTAGTTTTTTPTATPMPATTATTTAAAATTTAATTTGDAATMNAPKATSSTAGAAAKFRAAVASAPTTTPPTSSSKKPRAYAGLKRQVVATATAAAAAAAATPTAAASTTATASKTVVGKDAAHLKFAATSLLMGAAAAAVDGNAGNAGHHGAASAGNTAVAVLKQKLKDVGAISHAAATAAAAANRSALSSSASSNSSPLSSNPGLPVTTDLSESEEESVSEDDIQESDPDSCPHEEGEVREDEDETEEDSEDSDESEGDDEEEDEEIDVLQDNDADDEDIDDEDDDEDAPEVKNFLHEHNNKRSSNLTALLEAAANEKAPVLRHATHAIDETKQALTKMRCANSPRDKNSGFSRSLANACADNDVNTVKRLLCKGNLNDAAASTDEGESLLSMACSAGYYELAQFELSPEINLKKYCQETFINGEVLLAMSAAQVEDKGQKDSTPLMEAASAGHLDIVKLLLSHNADVNAHCATGNTPLMFACAGGQVDVVKVLLKHGANVEEQNENGHTPLMEAASAGHVEVAKVLLEHGAGINTHSNEFKESALTLACYKGHLDMVRFLLQAGADQEHKTDEMHTALMEASMDGHVEVARLLLDSGAQVNMPTDSFESPLTLAACGGHVELATLLIERGANIEEVNDEGYTPLMEAAREGHEEMVALLLSKGANINATTEETQETALTLACCGGFSEVAAFLINGGANLELGASTPLMEASQEGHTDLVRFLLQNKANVHAETQTGDTALTHACENGHTDAAGVLLSYCAELEHESEGGRTPLMKACRAGHLCTVKFLIQKGANVNKQTTSNDHTPLSLACAGGHQSVVELLLKNNADPFHKLKDNSTMLIEASKGGHTRVVELLFRYPHISPTELAAGANAQSANAQTANQMRLITTQQQKILQQQLQHQLQQLNAPPGLHELSEAARANNQQLFHQQQFSGNSPNNIVALGTGDFLDAGELQLTAASAAASSDAGVTDEYVSTVGGVGGGGIDLTTLSAQQQEGLIAKSRLFHLQPGFEQQQQATLPPSGAQLVPCKHYDLDMEHINSLTPPQKAPPAPPVLFHTVCQQPVLQQQQQQQQQKMHQQQAKLKGVGSRKNRQLINDLQAIDLPLDAIDLPLEQHSEQIRSQPLGEDDKQQQQQQQFACAGEEGHSQRRRGFDVSSDGSELTLEVTPKGVVVSDINPSTSNATENGSQVPTRNTSGSSTITHSSEVLQSTAISDRPKVKASNKNNRKQAAAAQAAAAQAAAAAATAAAAAASTAVAQQAQLLPMQQNPMVSIYNNLQLQQQQELQLQQQMQQTQLQLQQHLQLHHHQHAASVVDYSNSPASPMASPTGGSSSSFTEQQQPSLDGAGNELLQHKNVMDDFRGLLETAVNDSRGGHSTLACFSDQMAKAPRLKFLQDGWQMHNLFGGEQPKSPTETPPEMEETIMSPTMERVDTRAEMKNLATLCSAAAMAAAVTSGTAEIESDEGEEEGDEGEENTLPPEPIDLTDTIIEEEEVEDDEDDDEEQDTQSGEIGKITYEDDDADADVDYIDEDEGGDDDDEVDEDFFLDVNVAVGDQSDNNSKTGAALPPKQRKISTRLENLILTKPDVLTQSLCDYRQDLPNSELMHMLPIKAAAANNKTLNDLLQQQLAAAVHAKAHSQQQQQESEQCDDAATVPAAGELYGLEHFPNDGTHYDITGIDDIFQELASNLHYPELAEFSLNQMCKGRFTGHWAQSSGKWAGQEQLLAVAAAQHSQAILNVGDASADAQQRQPNLVLLDYPMQSQQRLLDPEELQHMQHQQTPVALLPFSADNGAAVVTAQQQQSQLHPALPNSAEFQLQHQQQQMSLESDPELKQQLQQLQQLQQQQQHSNARIIKTVAAAAGQQQPQQPTTNFVYNVESGDKNTPPVQLLFQLPPAMSQQQQQQQQQQLGDNAADQQHQQLPQTDSQQPPMFQHRAERLLQQQQQQRPPTQSELEQVAQELLLQQRQSPAVGPVAGVQALPMPQGMKQKHFNLQEQLLLHPPPHMQSSTCVQHQVATQTITGSVYIPQQYTQFAPQQQQQQQQQQQQNELSNWPLATPNSSAVTTAGSAAKSMPGGIAKKAIDKQSRKDRRCSGFRQTPAGSQVNTNQHQQPVAAATAAAAAAAQQQQLQNQLAVAAAAAVDKTIEIDSETESNHDTALTLACAGGHEELVELLISRSANIEHRDKKGFTPLILAATAGHEKVVDILLKHHAELEAQSERTKDTPLSLACSGGRYEVVELLLSVGANKEHRNVSDYTPLSLAASGGYVNIIKLLLNHGAEINSRTGSKLGISPLMLAAMNGHTAAVKLLLDQGSDINAQIETNRNTALTLACFQGRHEVVSLLLDRRANVEHRAKTGLTPLMEAASGGYIEVGRVLLDKGADVNAAPVPTSRDTALTIAADKGHQKFVELLLSRGASVEVKNKKGNSPLWLAAHGGHLSVVELLYNHNADIDSQDNRRVSCLMAAYRKGHTKIVKWMVQYVSQFPSDQEMIRFIGTISDKELIEKCYDCMKILRSAKEAQAVKANKNASILLEELDLERTREESRKAAAARRRERKKKKKMEKKEEKRRQQQVSNGPDDDQQGDDDDGSDNDKDDDSDKDDDDEEAPPAREEGDSGIDQGSCSSGDTKAARASSNQQDNVNAGGPASAKKTKKQQQQQKNKAQQQQQNSSSASEAVAASAVTQQPTAAKPLTQSGAMVKKSAATESAKLPSSATQQSVGQQLKRQTEGKRDEALPATAAAVPSTAISNNKKSSKETANKREKENLAPKESMPAPKPQTPASATKLQPVSNESVSNIATRKETSKTGSSTASAQAKRSEVDGWKEVVRKSSTQQTTVVNTSTGVPTLGAGASSTNVTPNNSTTSVSSSSGGHQHPQSVSSSSSSSLVTSAPEMTCKKVQVPVNAISRVIGRAGSNINAIRATTGAHIEVEKQGKNQSERSITIKGLTDATKQAHMLILSLIKDPDVDILQMLPRINSSIKAGATGAVTTAGAVTGAAAPMTVGTWDNRTAAVNASVSSTVGNYSSAASTTSTSSSSSASSTPAVAYSNATAHNAKQQQQQQQQQVATSSSSKTSSGRGGGGSGASKSNAAGGKASSSTRGQSSRAYTGQQQQSTRTVAPTSNGPATTQVAKSKPDSATLLKSSATFASQKTSATAAATAQSKAPQSFGMKASPAVTQSPKKLETPVGIGATGGRSSGGVVVAPFGRGKPVGGAAVNVSQLGSSSNNSSGSSNINNNINSNNTLAGPIGTFNVADVAAVNAAAAAAAVNSNIVNNNNNSNSNSIGKPRAVTPIAPPSKRASSPIQQNQQQQQQQQQQQQQQQQQQHLQQQQHQLQQQQQPQQQQQPSLQPNSIALNALSDLMAADCFSTQLAAKLSYCLFSDYQQSQWGKPVIDGNAAAGGAGSGLSAGGGVNAMVGDVLPQADASKAPGYNRNILSSPVGSSKASSNHSTSPPVGNAAVAMQQQQQQNQGNSQQALNIITSGAGGVNTTAARSPLVTEAAGGNGIGNAAAGVVSVNGTQGHVVDGNNVASAHSPGVIKPPTAPIQRPPHAMHLGAPEPAANNNFESAAAAMNLQRLLYDKGGPQQQQQQQQPPLNYPLPATMPYMVDGMMRMNSRPSVFPQVNNKSQQQQQPPSGNPAQSAQQQSNMFANQARPRQQPIGGAAAVAQQRWYGGALEYPTYSGRDTLHLENGGGLAGLSSPSAMSPNHDDIRKMPRPIGTERAASWKYNFNVGASALNLDDTLGSGMPPWAHEPKAQPPGLQQQPQQPPNWLKQQHFRPYNNGPYPQQHEPMNMPMDYHNMQQQAPPPPPQQQQQQHINPMPPSYNFQHFVGAHGVSDVTAHLPDKVEMWEHHDKHQPWANYTTNWSN; from the exons GACGATATACAAGAGTCTGATCCCGATAGTTGTCCTCATGAGGAGGGAGAAGTTCGTGAAGATGAAGACGAAACGGAAGAAGACTCCGAGGACTCGGATGAATCTGAAGGCGATGACGAGGAAGAAGATGAAGAGATCG aTGTTCTGCAAGATAACGACGCAGATGATGAGGATATagacgatgaggatgacgacGAGGATGCGCCAGAGGTTAAGAACTTCCTGCACGAGCATAACAACAAACGCTCGAGTAATCTCACCGCATTGCTGGAGGCTGCCGCCAATGAGAAAGCACCTGTACTGCGGCATGCCACCCACGCAATCGATGAAACCAAGCAGGCGCTTACCAAAATGCGTTGTGCCAACAGTCCGCGAGATAAGAA CAGCGGTTTCTCGCGTAGCCTTGCCAATGCCTGTGCAGACAACGATGTTAATACGGTCAAACGGTTGCTGTGCAAGGGCAACTTGAACGATGCCGCTGCCTCAACGGATGAAGGCGAGTCGTTATTATCAATGGCTTGTTCTGCAGGCTACTATGAGCTGGCACAG TTTGAATTATCTCctgaaatcaatttgaaaaaatattgtcaaGAAACTTTTATCAATGGCGAG GTTTTGTTGGCAATGTCTGCAGCACAGGTTGAAGACAAGGGACAAAAAGATTCGACGCCATTAATGGAAGCTGCTTCTGCGGGACATTTGGACATTGTGAAACTTCTGCTTAGCCACAATGCCGATGTTAATGCACACTGTGCCACTGGCAACACACCCCTCATGTTTGCATGCGCGGGTGGGCAGGTGGATGTGGTTAAGGTCCTGTTAAAGCATGGCGCTAATGTTGAGGAGCAAAATGAGAACGGTCATACACCGCTGATGGAGGCCGCATCCGCCGGTCATGTGGAAGTGGCCAAG GTACTTCTTGAACATGGAGCCGGAATAAACACCCATTCAAATGAGTTTAAGGAGAGTGCTTTGACATTGGCCTGCTACAAGGGCCACTTGGATATGGTCCGTTTCCTGCTCCAAGCCGGCGCTGATCAGGAGCACAAAACCGACGAGATGCACACGGCTCTCATGGAGGCTTCAATGGACGGCCATGTCGAAGTGGCGCGATTACTGCTGGACTCTGGAGCTCAAGTAAATATGCCGACTGATTCATTTGAATCGCCGCTTACATTGGCAGCCTGCGGTGGTCACGTTGAGTTGGCCACTTTGCTCATCGAGCGCGGCGCGAATATTGAGGAGGTGAACGATGAAGGCTACACGCCCCTCATGGAGGCGGCTCGCGAGGGACATGAGGAAATGGTGGCACTGCTGCTTAGCAAGGGCGCTAACATTAATGCCACTACCGAAGAGACACAGGAAACTGCACTCACTCTGGCCTGCTGTGGTGGATTCAGCGAGGTGGCTGCTTTTTTGATAAATGGCGGCGCCAATTTGGAGCTGGGCGCGTCAACGCCGTTAATGGAAGCGTCGCAAGAGGGCCACACCGATCTGGTGCGCTTCCTGTTACAGAACAAAGCCAATGTGCATGCGGAGACACAAACCGGAGACACGGCGCTGACGCATGCCTGTGAGAATGGTCATACCGATGCGGCTGGTGTGCTGTTGTCGTATTGCGCTGAGCTGGAGCACGAGTCAGAGGGTGGACGTACGCCTCTGATGAAGGCTTGTCGTGCCGGCCACTTGTGCACCGTAAAGTTCCTCATCCAGAAGGGCGCAAATGTGAACAAGCAGACGACCAGCAATGATCACACTCCGCTCTCGTTGGCCTGCGCTGGTGGCCATCAGTCGGTGGTGGAGTTGTTGCTTAAGAACAACGCGGATCCATTTCACAAGCTCAAGGATAACAGCACGATGCTCATCGAGGCCTCTAAAGGCGGCCACACACGTGTTGTGGAACTGCTCTTTCGCTATCCGCATATCTCACCCACAGAACTTGCTGCCGGAGCGAATGCTCAGTCTGCCAATGCACAGACGGCCAATCAGATGCGTCTGATTACcacgcagcagcaaaagatactgcagcaacagttgcagcatcAACTACAGCAGCTGAATGCACCGCCTGGCCTGCACGAGTTGTCGGAGGCGGCACGTGCCAACAATCAGCAACTGTTCCATCAGCAGCAATTCAGTGGCAATTCTCCCAACAATATTGTCGCTCTGGGCACAGGTGATTTCCTGGATGCTGGTGAGTTGCAGCTAACCGCAGCCTCTGCTGCGGCCAGCAGTGATGCCGGTGTAACCGATGAATATGTGTCGACGGTTGGTGGTGTTGGAGGTGGTGGAATTGATCTGACCACGCTGAGCGCACAACAACAGGAGGGCCTTATTGCCAAATCGCGTCTGTTTCATCTGCAACCTGGTTttgagcaacagcagcaagcaacacTGCCGCCATCTGGGGCACAATTGGTGCCTTGCAAGCATTATGACCTGGATATGGAGCACATTAACTCGCTAACGCCACCGCAAAAGGCTCCACCAGCACCACCTGTTCTTTTCCACACTGTTTGCCAGCAACCCGTgcttcaacagcaacaacagcagcagcaacagaagatGCACCAACAGCAGGCAAAGCTCAAGGGCGTCGGTTCTCGTAAAAATCGCCAGCTAATCAACGATCTGCAAGCCATTGATTTACCATTGGATGCGATTGATTTGCCGCTAGAGCAGCATTCCGAGCAAATCCGCTCACAGCCATTAGGCGAGGATgataagcaacaacagcagcaacagcagtttgCCTGTGCTGGTGAGGAAGGGCATTCGCAGAGACGCCGTGGCTTCGATGTATCTAGCGATGGCAGCGAGCTAACGCTGGAAGTCACTCCGAAAG GTGTCGTTGTCAGCGATATCAATCCGAGTACATCTAATGCTACAGAGAACGGCTCTCAAGTTCCAACG CGCAATACGAGCGGCTCTAGCACCATCACCCACTCCTCGGAAGTGCTGCAGAGTACTGCCATTAGCGATCGACCCAAGGTGAAGgccagcaacaagaacaatcgCAAGCAGGCAGCCGCTgcacaagcagcagctgcccaagcagcagctgcggcagcaacagcagcagcggcagccgccTCAACAGCGGTAGCACAGCAGGCTCAATTGTTACCCATGCAGCAGAATCCCATGGTCTCCATCTACAACAACTTG caactgcagcagcaacaggagttacagttacagcagcaaatgcagcagACCCAGCTACAGCTCCAACAACATCTGCAattgcatcatcatcagcacgCCGCCTCTGTTGTGGATTACTCCAATTCGCCAGCCTCGCCAATGGCATCACCCactggcggcagcagcagtagctttacggagcaacagcaaccgtcTCTGGATGGCGCTGGCAATGAATTGCTTCAGCATAAGAATGTCATGGATGACTTTCGCGGGCTACTTGAGACAGCTGTTAATGACTCGAGAGGCGGTCATTCCACGCTGGCTTGCTTCAGTGACCAAATGGCCAAGGCACCGAGGCTAAAGTTCTTGCAGGATGGTTGGCAAATGCACAATTTATTCGGCGGCGAGCAacccaaatcgcccactgagACACCGCCCGAAATGGAGGAGACCATCATGTCACCAACCATGGAACGCGTCGACACTCGGGCTGAAATGAAGAATCTTGCCACActttgctctgctgctgctatggCGGCGGCCGTGACATCGGGCACAGCTGAGATCGAGAGCGACGAAGGCGAGGAAGAAGGTGATGAGGGCGAAGAGAACACGCTGCCACCAGAACCCATTGACTTGACAGACACCATCATCGAGGAGGAGGAAGTAGAggacgatgaggatgatgatgaggagcAGGACACTCAGAGTGGCGAGATCGGGAAAATTACATACGAGGACGATGATGccgatgctgatgttgattacatcgacgaagacgaaggcggcgacgatgatgatgaagtcGATGAAGACTTTTTCTTGGACGTCAATGTCGCCGTTGGTGATCAGAGTGACAACAACTCGAAAACTGGAGCTGCTCTACCACCGAAACAGCGTAAAATATCAACTCGACTGGAGAATCTAATACTAACAAAGCCAGATGTGTTGACCCAGTCACTGTGTGATTATCGTCAAGATTTACCCAACTCGGAGCTGATGCACATGCTGCCAATAAAGGCTGCGGCCGCCAACAATAAGACATTAAACGATctgttgcaacagcaattaGCTGCAGCTGTACACGCCAAGGCTcacagccagcaacaacaacaggagtCGGAGCAATGTG ATGATGCGGCGACAGTGCCTGCAGCTGGAGAGCTGTATGGCTTGGAGCACTTCCCCAATGATGGCACTCATTATGATATAACAGGCATCGATGACATTTTCCAG gAACTGGCCAGCAATCTACATTACCCCGAACTGGCAGAGTTTAGCCTCAATCAAATGTGCAAGGGTAGATTCACCGGTCATTGGGCGCAGTCATCTGGCAAATGGGCCGGCCAAGAACAGTTGttggcagtggcagcggcgCAGCATTCGCAGGCAATACTAAATGTCGGCGATGCATCAGCAGACGCACAACAGCGTCAGCCGAATCTCGTGCTCCTGGATTATCCTATGCAATCACAACAGCGTTTACTCGATCCTGAGGAGCTTCAGCACATGCAG CACCAGCAAACCCCGGTTGCATTACTGCCGTTCTCTGCCGACAATGGCGCCGCTGTTGTCAccgcacagcagcagcaatcacaacTTCATCCAGCACTGCCCAACAGCGCCGAGTTTCAGttacagcatcagcaacagcaaatgtcGTTGGAGAGTGATCCAGAGTTgaaacagcaattgcaacaactgcagcagttgcagcaacagcagcagcattcgaATGCGCGCATTATCAaaactgttgctgcagcagcgggtcaacagcaaccacaacagccaACCACCAACTTTGTGTACAACGTGGAGAGCGGCGACAAGAATACGCCCCCAGTGCAGTTGCTCTTTCAACTGCCACCTGCCATgtcgcaacagcagcaacaacaacaacagcagcagttgggcGATAATGCAGCCgatcagcaacatcaacaactgcCACAAACTGACTCGCAGCAACCACCAATGTTTCAGCACCGCGCAGAGCGACTacttcagcagcaacagcagcagcgaccaCCCACTCAAAGCGAATTGGAGCAGGTGGCGCaagagttgctgctgcagcagcggcagtcACCTGCCGTTGGTCCCGTTGCCGGTGTCCAGGCATTGCCAATGCCTCAGGGCATGAAGCAGAAGCACTTTAACTTGCAAGAACAACTCCTGCTGCATCCGCCACCGCATATGCAGTCATCCACATGCGTACAGCATCAG GTGGCTACGCAGACAATTACTGGCTCCGTATACATACCCCAGCAATACACACAGTTTGctccgcagcaacagcagcaacaacaacaacagcaacagcagaatgAACTCTCCAATTGGCCATTGGCCACACCCAATTCATCAGCAGTAACAACTGCAGGCAGCGCAGCGAAATCAATGCCTGGAGGCATTGCTAAGAAGGCAATTGATAAGCAATCTCGAAAGGATAGGCGTTGTTCCGGTTTCCGGCAAACGCCAGCAGGCAGTCAAG TTAATACCAACCAACATCAGCAGCCTGTGGCGgcggcaactgcagcagcagcggcagctgcccagcaacaacaattgcaaaatcaactagcagtagcagcagctgcagctgtggacaagacaattgaaattgattcgGAAACCGAATCAAATCATGATACAGCCTTGACGTTGGCCTGCGCTGGCGGCCACGAAGAGCTTGTCGAGCTGCTCATTAGTCGAAGTGCTAATATTGAGCATCGCGACAAAAAGGGATTTACGCCTTTGATACTGGCCGCAACAGCTGGTCACGAAAAGGTTGTGGACATTCTGCTCAAGCATCACGCCGAACTGGAGGCGCAATCGGAACGCACCAAGGATACTCCACTATCGTTGGCCTGTTCCGGCGGTCGTTACGAAGTAGTTGAGCTGCTGCTCAGCGTCGGCGCCAACAAGGAACATCGCAATGTCTCCGACTATACACCGCTTAGCCTGGCCGCCAGTGGTGGCTATGTGAACATCATAAAACTGCTGCTTAACCATGGTGCCGAGATCAATTCACGCACTGGCAGCAAATTGGGTATATCACCCTTGATGCTGGCTGCGATGAATGGGCATACGGCTGCGGTGAAACTGCTGCTGGATCAGGGATCCGATATTAATGCACAGATTGAGACGAATCGCAATACTGCATTGACACTCGCTTGTTTCCAGGGACGCCATGAGGTGGTTAGTCTCCTGCTCGATCGTCGTGCCAATGTTGAGCATCGTGCCAAGACCGGTCTGACGCCGTTAATGGAAGCTGCATCTGGCGGTTACATCGAAGTTGGCCGAGTGCTGCTCGACAAAGGTGCAGACGTGAATGCAGCTCCTGTGCCGACGTCCAGGGATACGGCTTTGACCATTGCTGCCGACAAGGGCCATCAAAAGTTTGTGGAATTGCTCTTGTCACGCGGGGCAAGTGTTGAGGTGAAAAACAAGAAGGGCAACTCACCGCTCTGGCTGGCCGCACATGGTGGTCATTTGAGTGTCGTGGAATTGTTGTACAATCACAATGCCGACATCGATTCACAGGACAATCGTCGTGTCTCCTGCCTTATGGCCGCCTATCGCAAAGGTCACACCAAAATTGTCAAATGGATGGTGCAGTATGTGTCACAATTTCCCTCGGATCAGGAGATGATCCGTTTCATTGGCACCATCAGCGATAAGGAGTTGATTGAAAAATGCTACGATTGTATGAAAATTCTGCGCTCCGCCAAAGAAGCACAGGCAGTCAAGGCCAATAAGAATGCGTCCATATTGTTGGAGGAGCTCGATTTGGAGCGCACACGCGAGGAAAGCCGCAAAGCAGCCGCTGCACGTCGTCGAGAgcgcaagaaaaaaaagaaaatggaaaagaagGAGGAGAAACGGCGACAGCAGCAGGTCAGTAACGGACCCGACGATGATCAGCagggcgatgatgatgatggcagcgacaacgacaaggaTGATGACAGCGACaaggatgacgatgatgaggaaGCGCCACCTGCACGTGAAGAGGGCGACTCTGGCATCGATCAGGGTTCTTGCTCTAGCGGTGATACCAAAGCCGCGCGTGCCTCATCAAATCAGCAAGATAATGTGAATGCTGGAGGTCCTGCATCCGccaagaaaaccaaaaagcaacaacagcagcagaaaaacaaagcgcagcagcagcaacaaaactcTTCCTCAGCCAGCGAAGCAGTGGCCGCATCAGCAGTCACACAACAGCCCACGGCAGCCAAGCCACTAACTCAGTCTGGCGCCATGGTGAAGAAGAGTGCTGCCACTGAAAGCGCTAAACTGCCGTCCAGCGCTACGCAGCAATCGGTTGGTCAACAGCTGAAGCGTCAGACGGAAGGCAAGCGGGATGAGGCACtgccagcaacagctgcagccgTTCCATCAACTGCCATCAGCAATAACAAGAAATCAAGCAAGGAAACAGCCAACAAGCGAGAGAAGGAGAATCTGGCACCCAAGGAATCAATGCCAGCGCCCAAGCCGCAGACACCAGCATCAGCTACTAAACTACAGCCGGTCAGCAATGAATCTGTCAGCAACATTGCCACACGCAAGGAGACCAGCAAGACTGGCAGCTCCACGGCATCCGCGCAAGCCAAACGCAGCGAAGTTGATGGCTGGAAGGAGGTTGTGCGTAAGAGCAGCACTCAGCAGACGACCGTTGTTAATACATCAACCGGTGTGCCAACGTTGGGCGCAGGTGCAAGCAGCACAAATGTGACACCTAACAACTCGACAACAAgtgtgagcagcagcagcggtggccATCAACATCCACAGTCGGTCAGCAGCTCCAGTTCAAGCTCGTTAGTAACATCCGCCCCAGAGATGACATGCAAGAAGGTGCAGGTGCCGGTGAATGCCATTTCTCGTGTTATTGGACGCGCTGGCAGCAACATCAATGCGATACGCGCCACAACTGGCGCCCACATTGAGGTGGAGAAACAGGGCAAGAATCAGTCGGAGCGCAGCATTACCATCAAGGGCCTAACCGATGCCACCAAGCAGGCACACATGCTCATTTTGTCGCTGATCAAGGATCCCGATGTGGACATATTGCAGATGCTGCCtcgcatcaacagcagcatcaaagCTGGCGCAACGGGTGCTGTAACTACAGCAGGCGCAGTCACTGGTGCTGCGGCGCCTATGACAGTCGGTACGTGGGATAATCGTACAGCTGCCGTAAATGCCTCAGTCTCATCGACAGTGGGCAATTATTCATCGGCAGCCTCGACAACTTCCACGTCGTCGAGTTCATCGGCCAGCTCAACGCCTGCCGTGGCATACAGCAATGCGACAGCGCACAatgcaaagcagcaacaacagcagcagcaacagcaggtgGCGacctccagcagcagcaagacaTCCAGTGGACGTGGTGGTGGTGGAAGTGGTGCCTCGAAATCAAATGCCGCCGGCGGCAAAGCATCCAGCTCAACGCGTGGCCAGAGCAGCCGGGCGTACACtggacagcaacagcagtcgaCACGCACAGTAGCCCCCACATCGAATGGTCCTGCAACGACTCAAGTGGCCAAATCAAAGCCGGACAGTGCCACTTTGCTCAAATCCTCTGCTACGTTTGCCAGTCAAAAGACCTCTGCAAccgcagcagccacagcacaGAGCAAGGCGCCGCAGAGCTTTGGCATGAAGGCGTCGCCAGCTGTTACCCAATCTCCCAAGAAACTGGAGACTCCTGTTGGCATTGGAGCGACAGGTGGACGCAGCAGTGGTGGCGTTGTGGTGGCACCATTTGGACGTGGTAAACCCGTTGGCGGTGCAGCTGTCAACGTTTCTCAGCTGGGCAGCtctagcaacaacagcagcggtagcagtaacatcaacaacaatataaacaGTAACAATACATTGGCTGGACCAATTGGCACATTCAACGTGGCCGATGTGGCCGCCGTGAATGCAGCTGCCGCGGCTGCTGCggtcaacagcaacatcgtcaacaacaacaacaatagtaacagcaacagcattggAAAGCCACGTGCAGTGACGCCCATCGCTCCGCCCAGTAAGCGCGCCAGTTCGCCAATACAACagaatcaacaacagcagcagcagcaacaacagcagcaacaacaacagcagcaacagcaacatttgcagcagcagcaacaccaattacaacagcagcagcaaccgcagcaacagcaacagccatcGTTGCAACCGAATAGCATTGCATTGAATGCCTTGAGCGATCTGATGGCTGCCGATTGCTTCAGTACCCAACTGGCCGCCAAACTCTCCTACTGTCTCTTTAGCGACTATCAGCAATCACAGTGGGGCAAACCTGTTATCGATGGTAACGCCGCTGCGGGCGGTGCTGGCTCTGGTTTGAGTGCCGGTGGTGGAGTTAATGCAATGGTTGGTGATGTATTGCCACAGGCTGATGCCTCGAAAGCGCCAGGCTACAATCGCAATATACTCAGCTCACCCGTTGGCAGCTCAAAGGCCTCATCGAATCACTCAACATCGCCGCCCGTTGGCAATGCTGCCGTTGccatgcaacaacagcagcagcaaaatcagGGCAACAGCCAACAGGCGCTTAACATTATCACCAGTGGAGCGGGAGGAGTCAACACTACGGCGGCCAGGTCACCGCTGGTAACAGAAGCAGCTGGTGGCAATGGCATTGGTAATGCTGCAGCCGGCGTAGTGTCTGTAAATGGAACACAGGGTCATGTTGTCGATGGCAATAATGTGGCGTCGGCGCACTCGCCGGGCGTCATCAAGCCACCAACGGCTCCCATACAACGACCTCCGCATGCAATGCACTTGGGCGCACCAGAGCCAGcggccaacaacaactttgagTCGGCGGCCGCAGCAATGAATCTGCAGCGTTTGCTCTATGATAAGGGCggaccacagcaacaacaacagcagcaacagccgccGCTCAATTATCCATTGCCAGCAACAATGCCTTACATGGTGGATGGTATGATGCGCATGAATTCGCGACCTTCGGTATTCCCTCAGGTCAATAACaagtcgcagcagcaacagcagccaccaAGTGGAAATCCAGCGCAATCTGCTCAGCAGCAGTCCAATATGTTTGCGAATCAAGCAAGGCCGCGACAACAACCCATCGGCGGAGCCGCAGCTGTTGCCCAACAGCGCTGGTATGGTGGCGCACTGGAGTATCCGACATATAGTGGGCGAGATACACTACATCTCGAAAATGGCGGAGGCTTGGCGGGCCTGAGCTCACCATCTGCCATGTCACCGAACCATGATGACATTCGCAAGATGCCGCGACCCATTGGTACCGAGCGTGCCGCCTCTTGGAAGTACAACTTTAATGTAGGCGCCTCGGCGCTCAACTTGGATGATACACTGGGCAGCGGTATGCCACCATGGGCCCATGAGCCAAAGGCGCAGCCGCCAGgcctgcagcagcaaccacaacaaccgcCAAACTGGCTGAAGCAACAGCACTTCAGGCCCTACAACAATGGCCCCTATCCGCAACAGCACGAACCAATGAAT ATGCCAATGGATTACCATAATATGCAGCAGCAGgcaccaccaccgccaccgcagcagcaacaacagcagcatatTAATCCGATGCCACCATCATATAACTTTCAGCACTTTGTTGGCGCGCATGGCGTCTCCGATGTGACAGCGCATTTGCCCGACAAAGTGGAGATGTGGGAACACCACGACAAACAC CAGCCATGGGCAAATTACACTACAAATTGGTCGAATTGA